In a single window of the Gadus macrocephalus chromosome 6, ASM3116895v1 genome:
- the ccdc117 gene encoding coiled-coil domain-containing protein 117 isoform X3 → MHHSGPKSNELGVLPAMDQFSGLVSLPEIIFDFSHPSSSGHQRGPPSNRSWERRCLRKHRKRNDDNEYVAKRRKLVEEGAALSESSSPADICSGWTPASSCPSLSAPAASPPPPLQEGVFPQNPPAPGRLEAEGSCMEVDAAQRRLREIEDRITLEDDDDDEDLDVEPFPRRPVLVMSESLRQGLQRGMSDILPHKVAQSVNHSCMELVLWRPPDDALSRRLKDSLQRQQRKNQTASRQPPPPCPSPGPPSAPPVVRPAPAAPYRPPYSFPEADPSGEEDMEL, encoded by the exons ATGCACCATTCTGGTCCAAAGAGCAATGAGCTGGGGGTCCTGCCGGCGATGGATCAGTTCTCCGGCCTCGTCAGCCTTCCTGAGATCATCTTTGACTTCAGTCATCCAAGTTCCTCTGGTCATCAGAGAGGACCACCGTCCAACAG AAGCTGGGAGAGACGATGTCTCCGGAAGCACAGGAAGAGAAATGATGATAA TGAGTACGTGGCCAAGAGGAGGaagttggtggaggagggagcggCCCTCTCAGAAAGCTCCAGCCCAGCGGATATCTGCTCCGGCTGGACCCCAGCGAGCAGCTGCCCTTCTCTGTCAGCGCCAGCAGccagtccccctcctcccctccaggagggggtctTTCCCCAGAACCCCCCAGCCCCGGGCCGTCTGGAGGCGGAGGGCTCCTGTATGGAGGTGGACGCAGCACAGAGGAGGCTCAGAGAGATCGAGGACAG AATAACGCTGgaggatgacgatgacgacgaaGACTTGGACGTGGAGCCGTTTCCTAGACGTCCGGTGCTGGTGATGTCAGAGAGTTTGAGGCAGGGCCTCCAACGGGGAATGAGTGACATCCTGCCGCACAAGGTGGCCCAGTCTGT GAACCATTCCTGCATGGAGCTGGTGTTGTGGCGCCCGCCGGACGACGCACTGTCCCGGAGGCTGAAGGACTCCCTGCAGAGGCAGCAGCGCAAGAATCAGACGGCCAGCCgacagcccccgcccccctgccctTCTCCTGGTCCCCCCAGCGCCCCTCCCGTGGTCCGCCCAGCTCCCGCAGCCCCCTACCGCCCTCCGTACAGTTTCCCCGAGGCAGACCCCTCTGGAGAAGAGGACATGGAGCTGTGA
- the ccdc117 gene encoding coiled-coil domain-containing protein 117 isoform X1: protein MTYESLGRPVFTSCRVVMHHSGPKSNELGVLPAMDQFSGLVSLPEIIFDFSHPSSSGHQRGPPSNRSWERRCLRKHRKRNDDNEYVAKRRKLVEEGAALSESSSPADICSGWTPASSCPSLSAPAASPPPPLQEGVFPQNPPAPGRLEAEGSCMEVDAAQRRLREIEDRITLEDDDDDEDLDVEPFPRRPVLVMSESLRQGLQRGMSDILPHKVAQSVNHSCMELVLWRPPDDALSRRLKDSLQRQQRKNQTASRQPPPPCPSPGPPSAPPVVRPAPAAPYRPPYSFPEADPSGEEDMEL from the exons ATGACTTATGAATCACTGGGCCGCCCGG TGTTTACTTCGTGTCGGGTCGTCATGCACCATTCTGGTCCAAAGAGCAATGAGCTGGGGGTCCTGCCGGCGATGGATCAGTTCTCCGGCCTCGTCAGCCTTCCTGAGATCATCTTTGACTTCAGTCATCCAAGTTCCTCTGGTCATCAGAGAGGACCACCGTCCAACAG AAGCTGGGAGAGACGATGTCTCCGGAAGCACAGGAAGAGAAATGATGATAA TGAGTACGTGGCCAAGAGGAGGaagttggtggaggagggagcggCCCTCTCAGAAAGCTCCAGCCCAGCGGATATCTGCTCCGGCTGGACCCCAGCGAGCAGCTGCCCTTCTCTGTCAGCGCCAGCAGccagtccccctcctcccctccaggagggggtctTTCCCCAGAACCCCCCAGCCCCGGGCCGTCTGGAGGCGGAGGGCTCCTGTATGGAGGTGGACGCAGCACAGAGGAGGCTCAGAGAGATCGAGGACAG AATAACGCTGgaggatgacgatgacgacgaaGACTTGGACGTGGAGCCGTTTCCTAGACGTCCGGTGCTGGTGATGTCAGAGAGTTTGAGGCAGGGCCTCCAACGGGGAATGAGTGACATCCTGCCGCACAAGGTGGCCCAGTCTGT GAACCATTCCTGCATGGAGCTGGTGTTGTGGCGCCCGCCGGACGACGCACTGTCCCGGAGGCTGAAGGACTCCCTGCAGAGGCAGCAGCGCAAGAATCAGACGGCCAGCCgacagcccccgcccccctgccctTCTCCTGGTCCCCCCAGCGCCCCTCCCGTGGTCCGCCCAGCTCCCGCAGCCCCCTACCGCCCTCCGTACAGTTTCCCCGAGGCAGACCCCTCTGGAGAAGAGGACATGGAGCTGTGA
- the ccdc117 gene encoding coiled-coil domain-containing protein 117 isoform X2: MTYESLGRPVFTSCRVVMHHSGPKSNELGVLPAMDQFSGLVSLPEIIFDFSHPSSSGHQRGPPSNSWERRCLRKHRKRNDDNEYVAKRRKLVEEGAALSESSSPADICSGWTPASSCPSLSAPAASPPPPLQEGVFPQNPPAPGRLEAEGSCMEVDAAQRRLREIEDRITLEDDDDDEDLDVEPFPRRPVLVMSESLRQGLQRGMSDILPHKVAQSVNHSCMELVLWRPPDDALSRRLKDSLQRQQRKNQTASRQPPPPCPSPGPPSAPPVVRPAPAAPYRPPYSFPEADPSGEEDMEL, encoded by the exons ATGACTTATGAATCACTGGGCCGCCCGG TGTTTACTTCGTGTCGGGTCGTCATGCACCATTCTGGTCCAAAGAGCAATGAGCTGGGGGTCCTGCCGGCGATGGATCAGTTCTCCGGCCTCGTCAGCCTTCCTGAGATCATCTTTGACTTCAGTCATCCAAGTTCCTCTGGTCATCAGAGAGGACCACCGTCCAACAG CTGGGAGAGACGATGTCTCCGGAAGCACAGGAAGAGAAATGATGATAA TGAGTACGTGGCCAAGAGGAGGaagttggtggaggagggagcggCCCTCTCAGAAAGCTCCAGCCCAGCGGATATCTGCTCCGGCTGGACCCCAGCGAGCAGCTGCCCTTCTCTGTCAGCGCCAGCAGccagtccccctcctcccctccaggagggggtctTTCCCCAGAACCCCCCAGCCCCGGGCCGTCTGGAGGCGGAGGGCTCCTGTATGGAGGTGGACGCAGCACAGAGGAGGCTCAGAGAGATCGAGGACAG AATAACGCTGgaggatgacgatgacgacgaaGACTTGGACGTGGAGCCGTTTCCTAGACGTCCGGTGCTGGTGATGTCAGAGAGTTTGAGGCAGGGCCTCCAACGGGGAATGAGTGACATCCTGCCGCACAAGGTGGCCCAGTCTGT GAACCATTCCTGCATGGAGCTGGTGTTGTGGCGCCCGCCGGACGACGCACTGTCCCGGAGGCTGAAGGACTCCCTGCAGAGGCAGCAGCGCAAGAATCAGACGGCCAGCCgacagcccccgcccccctgccctTCTCCTGGTCCCCCCAGCGCCCCTCCCGTGGTCCGCCCAGCTCCCGCAGCCCCCTACCGCCCTCCGTACAGTTTCCCCGAGGCAGACCCCTCTGGAGAAGAGGACATGGAGCTGTGA